One Argiope bruennichi chromosome 5, qqArgBrue1.1, whole genome shotgun sequence DNA segment encodes these proteins:
- the LOC129968519 gene encoding ras-related protein Rap-2c-like, whose protein sequence is MREFKVVVLGSGGVGKSALTVQFVSGMFMEKYDPTIEDFYRKEIEVDSAPCVLEILDTAGTEQFASMRDLYIKNGQGFVVVYSITSHQTFQDIKNMKEQIMRVKNTERVPILLVGNKVDLENQREVTTLEGMGLAQLWGCPFMEASARNKCNVNEVFAEIVREMNYSTVREKQNYCCCVIL, encoded by the coding sequence ATGCGTGAATTCAAGGTAGTTGTTTTGGGAAGTGGAGGAGTTGGAAAAAGTGCCCTGACTGTTCAGTTTGTGTCTGGAATGTTTATGGAAAAATATGACCCAACAATTGAAGATTTCTATCGTAAAGAAATTGAAGTTGACTCAGCTCCTTGTGTGCTTGAGATACTTGATACAGCTGGAACTGAGCAATTTGCATCTATGCGAGACCTGTATATAAAAAATGGGCAGGGTTTTGTTGTAGTCTATAGTATTACCAGTCATCAAACTTTTCAAGATATCAAGAATATGAAGGAACAAATAATGCGTGTCAAAAATACCGAACGTGTGCCAATTCTCCTCGTTGGGAATAAAGTTGATCTGGAAAACCAACGTGAAGTGACTACTCTGGAAGGCATGGGACTTGCTCAATTATGGGGCTGTCCATTTATGGAAGCTTCCGCTCGAAATAAATGCAATGTGAATGAAGTCTTTGCTGAAATAGTTAGGGAAATGAATTATTCCACAGTTagagaaaagcaaaattattgcTGTTGTGTTATTCTTTGA